The region attatttaattattctgtAAATATTATAGGTAGTATTCTACAGACATTTAGtaagataaattattttttcataagTAAAAGAAGATACCTATTATATTTACGTATAGAGATATTGAAACTTCATACATGATCAGAGTATCGTATTTTTTTATGAGGTTTAAATAGTTTAGATCTGTTGCAGTTGTTTCGTGAAATGTCCGAGATGGTAAACTTAAAATCTGACACACGTAGAAGATTACACGGTTCCAAAATTtgtcaatttgaaattttaaaaagtcGAATTATTTTTGGTTTAGAAAGTTATCAGTATGCAGATCCGGAAATTTTTGATcttaaaaatttagaaatttaaaaagtttGGAATTTGAGAAGTTGAATCTTccaaaatttgtaaatttgtcATCTGGAAATTTAAGTCTAAAAATTTTAGAACttgaaaatttcattagtacGTAAATGGTAACTAGTTAGGATTGTATTAGGTCATCTCATAAGTTCGtttcgtttttcgagcggttatatatgttaagattgtttccatacctttcagtttcatgaaaaaatgtaatcccctctcgttgtacaacttcttcccatttttcaagtgcattggtcccttatcgccgtatgtttataaatcgacacatgaaatgtatacacaaaagtcggcacgaacttatgggatgacctaatgtTACGTTTATGCTAATAATTAACAGGGATCATGGAACGGATAATGAGTAAACATAATTTTATTGTTACCTCGAGAGCGAGTCAACTCCAAACATCACAATCAATGAAGCGACTATCATACAACCCAAATAGATGCCGCAGATTAGATGAATTCTTTCCTCTGGAGGTCGTTCCAAATTCGGACTGTCGTCGGTATCGGAAGTTGCACCGCAAAATTTGGCACCACACGCCTCCGCCACAATGCTACTATTCAGTGTAATATTCGATGGCATCGTGTCGATTCCATATGAAAGGACTGTGGAAACAATGAGAAAAATACGTTAAATCGTGATATATTACATttgaaaatatcaaaaatacatAAATGATAAATTGCCCACCAATAGAATAACTTTCTAACATTTCTAAGAATTATATTTCACACTATCAAGTAACAAAAATTTATGACATAATAGCAACGCAAGTATTCTCTTATCattcatataataattattatacaatttcAATGTCttcttaaaattgtaattttaagcCGTATGAATTTCattctaaattatttaattaattttccattattccattattccaatTGATTTTAGTACATTCTCCAATTTCTCATTCTCGCGATCAGGATTAGTTCCGGAGTTAGTTTCGAAAAAATTCAGATCACCAGTCTCCTTTACGGTCAGCAGTAACCAAGCTTGCAAACACGTAAATCCCTAGAGGATACTTAAACATTGATCGGTTTTAACCATTCTCCACATTCCTAATGAAAGTTTTCCACGATCATGAATCTGTTCTTTCCACACGAATTGCGGAAAAAGTTTCTAGACGAcaatcgttttacgatattagAATTATGACCTTGAAATCTGCATCCTGCAAACACGAAGGATTCAGTAACGTTTCGTTCGATCCTTTCTCTTTGTAAGTTGATGAGCCATATTTTATCTCGCTGGAAAACTTCGACATTCTTGGACAGGAAAAACCACTGACACATTTTCCATTGCACCTTTGATTCTTCCTAACGAGAACTCATCCAGTTTTTTTCGAAGCTCCATAAAATATTCGGAATTTGTTATACGattcttgtacattttcttctttttacgtACAATATTTCACAGAAATTTTCGTATACATTCTgtatattatgtaaaatattccgAAACTTCGTCACCACTTTAATGAGAAAATTGcgaattttgataaattttcacatttttatgaatataattcaaGAAATGGAACCTGAATAAGAATTTGTTTCATCtgctaaatattaaaataaatactttgaatatttcatattatattcATGTTATATTCATACTCATATATATAcatgaatatttcatttttctatattatatgCAACGTGTGCATTTCTGCACCTTAAAATTTgccaaaaatacataaaaatcagcAGTCTATTAATGACACACGATTGTCACGATTATATTAAACAGAGATAAAGTTGAAAACAATCTGGAAATGtacatagaaattacaagatatttactacagatgaatgttataaatatttatagaaaacttttatattgtacatattgtatgtgttatataaaacatattgaaatttcgttagcaaTGTACCGAGACAGGATTGTCATGATTATATTGTTTAAATTTGGAACTAGTtgaaaaatgtatatggaagttacaagatttttacaattttttttcagattttctaatttaaaaatattagtaTACCTGCAATTAGGCAGATATTTAGTATGAATGTAACATAAAAATGATCTCATTAAATATCGAGTCTtattaatataacgaataattgtCTGTTTAAATAATTGCgtgatttatataaaatacgtaATTGTAGTAAATATTTTGTGGCTTTCACCcacattttcagattcgttcTAAACTTTACCAATACAATCGCgataatgaaaatttcaaatgtTTGCATAGCGcatataatgtatttttagaaGGTTCCAACAAGTGTTGGAATATGTTCATGAGCCAATTCTTACTTCTTCGTCTTTAGTGTGCAGCTTGTCCGGGGTTTCGCGTGCCTTTGTATCGGACGTAACGTTAAAACTTTTAGGTATCCTTGAATTTCCGGGTATCGAATTGGAAGGCTCGTGAATAAGCCTGGTTCTCCCGTGGGACTCGAACGAGAAGCGAACCAATATACGTTCTCTGTCACTGAAAAGGGAACTCGCAAGTTGCTTTTCGACGCTTCTATACGTTCGATCATTTATTTGTTGGTTTTACGATTgtgagaaataaaagaaaataataaaattctcgACGTGTTACATCTGTTCAAATAAAGTTATCGAATATCGGCTGTCAAGTTCTGCTATAAACTAGTATCCAGGTTGTCTTTGATTTATTTAGAGATTTTATTttctgtataatatttatatggtGCAGTTCACGCTCTGTGTTGGAACTTTTGCGACTCGATCTTAAAATTGCTATTAATCAATCAAACTTTGATTAACTCTTACGTTACTAGGTTTTGGATTTCTatctttattgaattttattaactttttaattctTATATAAGATAGAATAAATTCGGTCTCTGGTTGCCAACCACGCTATGTTACGAAAAGTAAATGTTCTTTGAAAAGAATAAAGGAACACTCCGCAGAAGGAATTTCTTCAGTTGAAGTTGCCAGTCAGTTGAGTGCAGATCCAAAAAGATAGGGATGACAAACGGATTCCAAGGGAAGCGTAGTTCTAATGCAAAAATCGCAACGTTGGATTGTGTCTGTGTATTTTGCTTTAAAATGTACATGTATAAGAGACAATGACATTTTCAAATACGCACGTAATGAATATAACCTGTTATATTAGTGTATTATATTCTGTTAGAACATTACATCATAATTCAAAATTTGAATTtcctttataaaattataaaatgaacTATCCAAGCAATTTATAAAACAAAGTAAACGTTTTCActctatttttaatatttattatattgcatattatattatataatatttattatattacaatatattataatatataattattacattttaatatattatattatatattattatattataataatatatatttattaatatttagttATATATACAGAGAAATGTTAAGGAAGATTCCAAACATTTTGACTTTGAAATCAGCAATTCACGTGTCCATTTCGCCAAAAAATAATTCTCTAAAAGTACTTGAAGGCACAAAGAACTCTCTGAAACTGAAAAACGTGTCAAAAGACAACCGATCATATGCTTGATCATATGTTCGATCGTCTGAAGGCAATGACAAATTTTAGCGCAAGCTCTCGCAGATTAATTCAAGCTGTTCTCTGGCGTATGCCTCGCAAATTGGAGATTCGAAATAATCTTCGGCTCAACGGGTTCAGCTTCAAATCGCTTTTAAGCGAACGGTTTTATCGGCGACATTATACGATGCACGTGACACGTTACTCTTGCGATTCACAGCTTGTTCCGTTCAAAAAAGCAAACTAACATTCAAATCAGCAAAAAGTAACATTACAAACAGGCAGTTTGGCTAATCAATCAGTATTAAAATCCAGCTCAGTTCTTTTCttcctgttttttttttcacacGAAAGAGAGTCAGAAAGCtttacgtttattttatttggttGTTTTATTGCTCATATCTGAATAGCTCTGTTTTTTTTTCACACGAAAGAGAGTCAGAAAGCtttacgtttattttatttggttGTTTTATTGCTCATATCTGAATAGCTCTATCGTTTTACCCCGTTAATGAAGTTGCGAATTAAAGTTCCGTTTCGAATTTGAACGGCCGAACAGTTACAGCAAATTTCATTGCAATTAAAGTTACTTCATTTTTTTACACGTAACGAACATTCGAAGGGGGGACGCACGTATGAACTGATGGGCTGCTGGCGTTAGTagcgaaggaaagaaaaaaattacaTCTGTCTTTATGTCAAAGCGTTTCCGTGGCTAACCAGAAGGGCTTAGAGTCGCTAATGACATCCCTTAAGCGAAATAAAACTTTTCCTATGAATGCTCTCCGCTCCAATTTAAACTATCATAAATGGCATCATAGAAATCCAGATTATTAGATATTTACGTATATGAAACTTcgaaagaatttttcgaatCTGATACAAAATAATAGATTAAATGACATGTTTGTAGTTCCTTGTTTCGCAAAATTTTTTAGGCTTGCCCTGAAGAAATGAGCAGAAATGTTCATGAAACGTCGGAACAATGCGTGACATGCTAATGAAACCACGATTGATACTCGAAGGGCCGTAAATATTATAATAGGAACATGCTaggaattattaatataataaacgtAAAATAATTTGATGGAAACGATTAAACAGACCAATATTCTTGTAAAGCAAAAAAATTGCTCTTGCAGAAAACTATTACTCTACCAAACCTTccatattttcatatatgaGTTCTATTGTGGAAGTTTATTAGGTCGCgtatgtttatgcaaattcgtatttttataaatatcatcCAATAGAAACTTGTTTTATCCATTGCATTATTGTAATGAATACATATatcattttgaatattttatttatgtatagtGGCTCAAAAAGTGTTTGAACAGTTACTTTATAACTTTTTATCAATATATTATGTGCATCACATAAAACCTTTTAACATTTCGTTAGCATTCTAATGAGACACTACTATCGAGATTATGACAGTTACATTTGAAGTCGATCCGAAAATATATATAcctataagttataaggtatttaTTACGAACGTACATTTAACGaataaattagtatacagcataATAGTTTTAAACTTATAATTAGTACTAAAAATGGTTTCACTTATATATTGTGGCTAGTTAATACAGTGAATAATAAATTGACTGTTCAAACATCTCAGTGATCTTTGCAAAAGTGTATGCttccaataaatatattctaacttctgtatacattttcaaatcgagttcaaattttaccaatatgtACAATcgcgatagtcgtgtctcgtttgCTATGCTCAGCGTACATGCTGCTAGTGAcattttaaaatgttttgtatgACGCATACACATACATAAAAAGTTTTTAGGAGAGTTTGAATACCCTCTTCAGCCGTTTCATGCATACACATTCTATGGTTTATGTGGAAAACGTTCTTGTTTTATCTCTCGGTCTTCAACGCCAAGCAACTTGACGCGTAAAGGCGCAGATTCAAATCTTACCTCTTGCCAAGAAACATTACAATTATACGCACCTGCCGAAGATATAAGATTCCCCCAGACTTGTGCCATCTGGTAAAACATGAAGAACAGACCGAAGAATCTCGTGACGAGGACATCCTGGGCCACATTCGATAGAGTGGTGTATGCTTCTGCGACGACCGTTAAATAAGTGCATTTGGCGCACCAGAGTGGCCCTGCACCGATACCAACCATCAACCCGGCTGGTATCATGGTGTAGAATTTTGGGTAGAATTGTGCAGCCATAAACGGCACGTAAGTCAGAATGGACAATGATATGGTCCATTTACAGCCCAGCCAGCTGTAAAGAGATACGAAGCGGAGATAAGATTGTTTCTACGTTTGTCTACTGTGCTTTCAACCTCTCAGGTGATCAAATGTTCTTTGTAACGTTTTCGTGTTTCAAAGTACTCGAGTAGTGTGTTCAGTTTAACAAGTTGAACCGCGTAGAAAGTTCGACAGAATGGTACGGTGGAATTCCATTTAACTGAAGTACGTCTACTGACACGGAAAATTTAGTTACTGCCTGATTAAGTGAATTTCTGCATGTATTAAATTGAATTACTCTCTTATCCCAATGTGAACTATTATTTAAACCAGAAATCATGAAACGAGGAGGAGTGAATTCGTATTATACGAATCACTGAAGTACAAATTTGTTTGTATTCTTGATGTGGCAAACGGAATTCTACTGTACAAGCTTGTCAAATtgcagatgtttatgcaaagtcatagttttataaatataattcaatagaaatttgttttatcaattgCATTATTGTAGTgaatacattaaataaataaaaaataaatttttgctcTTTACATATATTTATCTTTAAAGTTTTTGTAAGTGATCTTAAAAATATATGCAGTCCACTAGTACCGCTTTTAATTCAGAATATACAATTATAATTTACATAATTCTATACTATAACTAGTTTGAAAGTTAAAAATGTATCTCAATCAGTTTTTTCAAGCTTTCATGGAAAGTTTGCgaagatttataaaattaattggtTCATTGACAAGGTGGCAAAATCTTGAAGAGCAGTATATATCTATTTGTTCTGAGGTGGTTTgtgttgtccgtgatagttgtagttgtgtagatgtcgctgctgggatactgctgatttttcctccgtttttttttgatgcgtggaagaaaaatcgaactccggtcgccgggattcgaacccgggtttccgaacgttcgtaacctaagacGCTAACCACTTTTTTTTATAGTGTTTATTTTTATCAGTATTtgtgtattacatatgtgtattTTCCATTATGAACAATgaattcggttgtgaggtggttcaggcaaaagtaccgatacgcgacggtacgacatagccatgcaatattacatttttttttttaggtttacacttgtaacttaaatttaagtctCTGTAAAgcggtgcttatgtacgatattgtttttttttctttccatctcTGTTCTGAAAACCTGGTCGCGAAAACAAGAGGCGCTAaacactgcgctgccgtcgtccgacactagttagtgtcgagtggtggtatttggcttgtcgattGCCGCCACAGTTCATTGTATAGGTAAttgacttcttttttttatcatataacaataaataaacgCGTTGGAGTATCGGATTGTCAAATAGGATTAAGAATTAATTCGAAGAGCGTATTTGACGTTTACTACAGATATGACGCAAATGATACAAAATTGAAGATCAGAAAGAAAAAGCTTGATAATAAGTTCTGTTGATTTTTTTATTTCGATGGATATCGCTTGTTGGCTGTAAGGGATCATATTAACATGGCATGGTTGCAATGATAaacaacattttatattttgtagtTATCTTTTTGATATACGAGCCGTTCAGAGGCTCAGATCATACATTCAGAAGTACAGAAAAgtaatgttataaacgttatttttcgaaattaccttaaaatttcttattatttgtCTCATCTTTTTGCAATAGATGAAACCTAAgaaattaaatcatttgtttcttGGAAATTGAACATTAGTGGTGTATTCGAATAACGAAATTAAGGAATTAACAAGAATAGAGTTGATTAGTTTGGTTTCTGAGTGGCTGAtacattaataattttttatatattacgagaagaattaaataaaagatgtcttcagaaaattttttaaattcacaaAGATTTTATAAGAAAGATTGATGGCTATAAACACTTTTATTCTTTACTCTACAAACTTTACTTAATActgaaagaaaaatttataggaatattaaaacatacatttttggCGCACAAGCCAGATTACCCGAAGCGATTCTGAAGATAGATGGTGATACTGAGTAAGGGTGAGAATTTCATGGGCGATAAAATTCGATAATAAACTTTACTACTTCCATGCTGTAACCGGAAGCAGTCTCACGAAGAAAATCGTCGGCGTCTCATAAATCGCAATCGACGACAAGATTCTTGAATTCTTCTGAGCTTTTAAAATCATCGGACATGAATCCCAGTCTGGACACAATTTCTCCATTTTTTTCTCAcataaaaagagaagaaaaggaaggaatATAAACCACTTCTTTTCTTAGTTTACGAATTAGCAACATACACAATTTCATTTTATGCAGTTCTACCACTTTAATCGAACCTACAAACGCAATACAATGCGGCACATTAGAAAACACAAAGGATGAAAGCCCTTTAGTCGCTACTCTTGATCCTTTTAAAGTAAGTGAGTTATGTGCGCTCGGACAACGCCGAAGTGAAAAGCAGAACAACGCCGCTACTATTCGCAACGTCTCTTAACTATGCTGTAACGCTAAGACATACGCATCTATTCTATTTCAAAAGTGATACAATTCTTAGTGATACAAACAAGCTACTTTATATAATTCACCAAATTCGGTTATGAAATTACAGTCACCGCAATGGAACATCTGGTGAATGTTTCACGACCCTTCGAGGTTGTTATTAGAAATTGTTATTGCCACGAAAAATTACGAGATTGAATTTGAGACGATGCAATATCTTCTTGTAACTTCGTTGAtcgataatttttaattatgtcACGGTTTGGGTTAAGTTTCTACATAGACACCTTTATTGATTTAAAGTCTTCTGTCGAAGAAACTTTAAATGTTGAGAGAATCGTGGTATCTGTTGGAGATTTAGTTACAAAACTGTCTTCAAAGTGGGTTAAGAATGGTTTCGTTCTTGGGAATTATGATGGAATATTCTGCGTAGAATGAAAGAGATCTTTGTAAATTTTGTAGTGCCGATCTGAGATTTTTATCGAGTTTTCCAAGATAATTTCTACTAAAAGTTtccaataaatttgaaaattgtaaTATCTGTGACATACATATCTTTGTAGACTTTTTATTGTTAATCTGTGATCTATACTGAATTATTTCAGATGATTTTTCATTGAGtttctaataaattattagatacAAGAAAAAGCATACTCCcgcaaattttttaatttgaacATCATTTGGTGATTGATATGTATATATTGGGAATGACAAATGGGCTGCTagattttgaaatatattgcTTTCAAAATTACATGATAAATTTACGAAATTTTCTAGAAGTCGACAGCAGAATTGACAttataatatatgataatattttCGAAATGTCCTTAACCATCATAAATCAGAAGAATGCAATCAAAAGGCATGCGTTGGTTCGACATTGAACTTTGAGGATGTTAAAGACGCATTAGAGTCGTCTAGTGGTGATAAAAGCGAAAATGTTGAGCGATGGTTCGAGTCGTTCGAAGAAATCGCAGACATGTGCATGTGGTTAGAAGGACAGAGGGCGATTTATACGAAGAGACTGCTGAAAAGATCAGCGAGAATATTTGCGAGTTTCGAGTGCCATGCTAGGACTTGGCATGAACTGAAGAGAGGGCTGATTAAAGAATTCTCTAAAAAGATTAATAGTCGGCAAGTACATCAGAGACTTAGAGAAACGAAAAAGAGAAGCGACGAGGCATGCTTGGCTTATATGTGTGCTTATATGAAATAGCTAGTCATGTCGGTATGGAAGAAGAAGCAAAAGTGGAAATACATTGTAAACGGGATAATAGACGAGGAGAGCAATAAGTCTATACCGTACGGCGCTATATCAATCAAGGCGTAAGGAAGAGATTAATCATGTACGAGGAACAGAGGTGTCGTAGAACAAAGTCGATTGCGGAGCCGGCCAAGATCGACAACAACAAGAAGCACAGTCAATCCGGAGATGCAGTGAAAAAGACAAGATTTTACAATTGCGATAACGAAGAACACGTGTGTGCAGAGTGTCCGAATAGGTCGAGGGGACCTAAGTGCTTTAAGTGTAGAGGGTACGGACACATCGCATCGAAGTGCGACAACCTGAGCGAGTCCCATAAAGTTGTTTCTAGTGCGTGACAATCGTTGCAGACGAAGCGTGGTAAAGACGTTAAGATCGGAAATTTCGAATTGAGCGCGCTGATAGATACCGGTAGCGAACTAACTTTAATGCGAGCGGATCAGTATGTGAAAATTGGGGCGCTCAGATTAAGTCAGAAAATTGTCGAATTTCGCGGTATCGGGTTCGAAAGAAATTGTACACTCGGAGAATTTTCGACGAATATTCTGACAGATTATGAGtcgtacgttgtaacgatacatgtAGTTTCAGATATCTTGATGCAACTCTCGTTGATAATTGGCACAGACTTCTTGAATACTGTTGAATTAAACATAAAGGAAGGAAATGCTTCTATTCATAAAGTAGAGATAAAAGATTCTATTACTCCCGGAGGTGCTTATAATAGATATAGAAATGCAGCAAGACAAAGTAATAGATCAGTCTCAATCTGATTTTGCAAACCCGATCGTAGTTGAAAAAAGGAACGGATTTCTTCATGTTCTTATCGAGGAGAATAATAGAGAATGTACGGCAGTTGTAGTTGTCACGAGTCCTTGTCTCGAGGACACCGTCGTcatgaataaaaatttgttagaTGAATCGGTTGTGGCGAACATAAGCGCGGTAGCGTCGGGTGGAAACGACACGAACGGTTGCGATGAAGTTTTCGTAGGATGTACAGAGTATCGTACGAATTGTAGAGTCGAACAAACAAGGCCTAGCGCGAGATCTAAGAAGCGAATGAAAAGCAAGAATGTGGAGGCTACAAGAAAATTTGAGGTAATGCGAATACAAGATATCAATCTGATCTCTTGTTCGCGAAGGATGTTTAACAAGAGGTGCAAGAAGGCGACAACATACAAGAAGGGGGATCTAGTGAAGATCGAGAAGACGCAGGGTGGTCCGGGACTAAAGTTGCAGTCGAAGTTTCTTGGGCCGTATCGCGTGGTGAAAGTCTCGTGGAATGACCGTTACGTGCTGCAACGAGAGAGTGAGCACGAAGGACCAGGAACAATCTCCACAGCGGCTGATCACATGGAATGGTGGGACGTTGTTAAAGTTAGTGATGTGGGTGAAATTAGTGATGAGAGGGCAGATGTGATTGTTAGgtatggccgaatgtagtatcaTGGGGTCTGGGGGGTGTTGTGCGgattataaacaagcggttgctgAGCGTGTATGTAGTGAGGCTAAGATAAAAAACAACGGGTTGTTAGGGGacaataaacgaattaacaaCAGTAGAAATTGAGATTTCAAAGAGTGCGGATTGCGTTGATGAGAGTCGTTGATTAATTACTTAGTTGTGTTGATTATTATACGTTTGCTGCGATTAGTTCATGTTTAACGAACATTATTTTCTGTTCAATTAACACCTGTTAAATCTACTTATCATTAATAAACTAATTAAAGTCACGATCCTAcattagcatctcgagtatctaattaccacggttatttgtcaaattttgtaataatcatatttatactagcaaatatcttctctattgcataacaacaatgtctaatccaaatgaagattcgtttcacgcccctaaccctaatcataatgtgaactcgacacatatatatttctttacattATGTGCATGCTGTATATTactttaaatttcctataaatgcataaaaatccgctatcatcttttctctttttttaatatACTTACAGTGATTCATAATTAATATTCGGATATTCTATGAAACTTAAGCATTATTTAACTTATCGCTGTTCATTTAAAaagtatatacagtaaataatatattaaaacgtatgCTTTTGCCAACTTCGatatttgttttaatatattaaaaatcaaTTAACTAGTTAACTATTATAAACGAATGCATACAATAATAATGTCCCGCATTCTATAGTGTtcgaatattaatataaatcattatatatatttgatcaatgtaatatattataatattcagttaTTAAAAGCATCCCCTGTAATAATTGATTATCAAAAAAATAAGGAACCACATTACCTTATAATCAGAGTCGGCAGAAAGATATTGCTGAAGATCAGACTGCCATAAATTGACGCCAGAGTGAAGGTACCCAACGATCCATCGGCATTAATCGAGCTCTGTAAATTCGTCGCCCCCATGAATGCCGTGAAGTTCACCATAAACGCGATTCCAATTATCAGAACGTTCCTCGTGATACGCCATCGTTCAATAGGTTTAAAGCCAGTCCTCTCCGATCGTACTTTCACAAATTGTCCTGTCGTGTCCGTTTTATCCAATGACATGATTCGTTTCACGTTTCTGCTGCGATTTTAATTACGACCGCGACAAATCCTTCCGCCAATGTCTGGCGTCGAACACGTTTTTAGGATCACGTTCAGCGTTCGCGCGATGCCGCATAAAAATGTGTCTTTCACAAGCAAACGGCACGTATCGACCGATACACCGACGATCAGACGGCGAGTGATGAAATTTATTGGCAGCTTGACTGAAATATTACCACGATATCACTGCGAAGGTCCGACGTTATCAATGGTCCTCTTCGAACGATTATGTATTACACAATAGTCTAGCTCTGATCACTAGGTAACGATCTTCGAGCGATATTCACAAAATTACGTGCGAATGATTGGGGTAGGTCGGGAAATAATTTCGATCTCATAATTGCTGTCTCTAGTAAAGTGAGTTTCCTTTATTGGGGTGCCTGCAACAAAAAGTTACAATCGTTCTAACGCAGTTTACGAGCTTCGATGAGCGCAATCGTGCTTCTTGTATTAGAAAACACGTGTATAAATTTCATCATAATTTTCTTCCATTTGTATTCATTTTGGATAATATTTATTCTGTGGTATTGAAGATATTTGGCCAACTTGTTATATCTTTTGTTGGTACGAGACGAACAGAGTTTAAAAATaggattattttattattgcagATAACAGTCTGGAGGTTAAAAATCTTTCAATTGGAAAATTATCCTCATTCAAAGAATgatagaatatttaatattcaatttcaCTTTTGTATTAGATAAGTTTCTTATGACTGTAGATACTTTTGTAATGTAGTGAGAAGCAGAATTAATCTAATTTTCGTAATACGAAAGTTTCAAATTGGAGAAAGTAATCTCCGAGGAATTTCAAATACAGAAGTTTTCTTTA is a window of Bombus affinis isolate iyBomAffi1 chromosome 12, iyBomAffi1.2, whole genome shotgun sequence DNA encoding:
- the LOC126922463 gene encoding UNC93-like protein; translation: MSLDKTDTTGQFVKVRSERTGFKPIERWRITRNVLIIGIAFMVNFTAFMGATNLQSSINADGSLGTFTLASIYGSLIFSNIFLPTLIISWLGCKWTISLSILTYVPFMAAQFYPKFYTMIPAGLMVGIGAGPLWCAKCTYLTVVAEAYTTLSNVAQDVLVTRFFGLFFMFYQMAQVWGNLISSAVLSYGIDTMPSNITLNSSIVAEACGAKFCGATSDTDDSPNLERPPEERIHLICGIYLGCMIVASLIVMFGVDSLSRYDRGRSGSATGQSGFKLLAVTLKLLKEKNQILILPVIIFIGAEQAFLFADYNASFVSCAWGINNIGYVMICFGVTNAIAALGTGSIMKLTGRRPLMIFAFCIHMGIFTFLLRWKPTPDQNQIFFLMSGLWGLCDAMWLVQINALSGLLFPGREEAAFSNFRLWESTGSVITYVYSPYLCTQTKLYCLIAILCLGMIGYGIIEWTGKADRSVPESKPDFELVTNGELNDTTKL